The Montipora capricornis isolate CH-2021 chromosome 1, ASM3666992v2, whole genome shotgun sequence genome contains a region encoding:
- the LOC138052338 gene encoding ETS translocation variant 1-like isoform X1 — protein MYQLDSTFDQEVPHMYPQLSSRNTYLERKSCSPADRIRGQGEALSIDTQELFQDLCQMQEHWMIEARPFQPTTTDEQFVPEIEASSSNSKSNGSYAIQIKPEPRQRACQDPEQHRRTPLKQTNKMDKGTDSSTYMRMMTAETHASNSSPLVYTCPTQPSTFHCMKGYRQLAYDSTPYDSSPTTNYTAIKQEPLDYTTCENPYEQERLQSLASYHHQAHQQSECYSLQSSSSEAAVYDPNVHSFYDEPLPYPERYHKYTEFKDHKPTYRDAPEFKVPNGVTYPEPRAFQRRGSLQLWQFLVALLDEPECSSFIAWTGRGMEFKLIDPEEVARRWGIQKNRPAMNYDKLSRSLRYYYEKGIMQKVAGERYVYKFVCSPEALFSMAFPDSQKPYIKPECREPKPVSPHTSQQLLPMPKDPFPKPPFPQQHYVTPTANCYQAEWDLDTTCVY, from the exons ATGTACCAGTTGGATTCAACATTTGACCAAGAGGTTCCTCATATGTATCCACAG CTTTCTTCACGAAACACTTACCTCGAACGAAAGTCCTGCAGTCCCGCCGATAGGATTCGAGGCCAGGGTGAGGCTCTTTCAATAGACACACAAG AATTGTTTCAAGACCTTTGCCAAATGCAAGAACACTGGATGATCGAAG CTCGGCCTTTCCAGCCAACTACCACAGATGAACAGTTTGTTCCAGAAATTGAAGCCAGTTCGTCGAATTCAAAGAGCAACG GGAGCTATGCCATACAGATTAAACCAGAGCCGAGACAGCGCGCGTGTCAAGATCCTGAACAACATAGGCGAACACCACTCAAACAGACAAACAAGATGGACAAGGGAACAGATAGTTCTACCTATATGAGAATGATGACTGCCGAGACCCATGCTTCAAACAGTTCACCTCTAGTGTACACCTGCCCAACGCAGCCTTCAACTTTTCACTGTATGAAGGGATACAGGCAACTCGCATACGATAGCACGCCTTACGACTCTTCCCCAACAACAAATTACACAGCTATCAAGCAAGAACCTCTCGACTACACTACGTGCGAGAATCCATACGAGCAAG AGCGTTTACAGAGTCTGGCTTCATATCATCATCAAGCCCATCAACAAAGCGAATGTTACAGTTTGCAATCGTCTTCCAGTGAAG CTGCAGTCTATGATCCAAATGTGCATTCATTTTATGACGAACCTTTGCCATACCCAGAGAGATACCACAAATATACAGAATTCAAAGATCACAAGCCAACTTACAGAGACG CTCCCGAATTTAAAGTACCAAATGGAGTGACCTACCCGGAACCCAGAGCCTTTCAAAGAAGGGGGTCTTTACAACTCTGGCAATTCCTGGTCGCCCTTTTAGACGAGCCTGAATGTTCCTCGTTTATCGCTTGGACAGGGCGTGGTATGGAATTCAAGCTCATTGACCCTGAAGAAGTTGCGAGAAGATGGGGCATTCAAAAAAATCGTCCAGCCATGAACTACGACAAACTAAGTCGATCTCTTCGCTACTATTACGAAAAGGGCATCATGCAAAAAGTTGCAGGAGAGCGTTACGTGTATAAATTCGTGTGTAGTCCAGAAGCGTTATTCAGTATGGCTTTCCCCGACTCGCAAAAACCTTACATCAAACCAGAGTGCAGGGAACCTAAGCCTGTGAGCCCACATACCAGTCAGCAGCTTCTTCCAATGCCTAAAGATCCTTTCCCGAAGCCACCATTCCCACAACAACATTACGTCACACCAACAGCGAATTGCTACCAAGCCGAGTGGGACCTAGATACCACATGCGTTTACTAA
- the LOC138052338 gene encoding ETS translocation variant 1-like isoform X2 codes for MYQLDSTFDQEVPHMYPQLSSRNTYLERKSCSPADRIRGQGEALSIDTQELFQDLCQMQEHWMIEGSYAIQIKPEPRQRACQDPEQHRRTPLKQTNKMDKGTDSSTYMRMMTAETHASNSSPLVYTCPTQPSTFHCMKGYRQLAYDSTPYDSSPTTNYTAIKQEPLDYTTCENPYEQERLQSLASYHHQAHQQSECYSLQSSSSEAAVYDPNVHSFYDEPLPYPERYHKYTEFKDHKPTYRDAPEFKVPNGVTYPEPRAFQRRGSLQLWQFLVALLDEPECSSFIAWTGRGMEFKLIDPEEVARRWGIQKNRPAMNYDKLSRSLRYYYEKGIMQKVAGERYVYKFVCSPEALFSMAFPDSQKPYIKPECREPKPVSPHTSQQLLPMPKDPFPKPPFPQQHYVTPTANCYQAEWDLDTTCVY; via the exons ATGTACCAGTTGGATTCAACATTTGACCAAGAGGTTCCTCATATGTATCCACAG CTTTCTTCACGAAACACTTACCTCGAACGAAAGTCCTGCAGTCCCGCCGATAGGATTCGAGGCCAGGGTGAGGCTCTTTCAATAGACACACAAG AATTGTTTCAAGACCTTTGCCAAATGCAAGAACACTGGATGATCGAAG GGAGCTATGCCATACAGATTAAACCAGAGCCGAGACAGCGCGCGTGTCAAGATCCTGAACAACATAGGCGAACACCACTCAAACAGACAAACAAGATGGACAAGGGAACAGATAGTTCTACCTATATGAGAATGATGACTGCCGAGACCCATGCTTCAAACAGTTCACCTCTAGTGTACACCTGCCCAACGCAGCCTTCAACTTTTCACTGTATGAAGGGATACAGGCAACTCGCATACGATAGCACGCCTTACGACTCTTCCCCAACAACAAATTACACAGCTATCAAGCAAGAACCTCTCGACTACACTACGTGCGAGAATCCATACGAGCAAG AGCGTTTACAGAGTCTGGCTTCATATCATCATCAAGCCCATCAACAAAGCGAATGTTACAGTTTGCAATCGTCTTCCAGTGAAG CTGCAGTCTATGATCCAAATGTGCATTCATTTTATGACGAACCTTTGCCATACCCAGAGAGATACCACAAATATACAGAATTCAAAGATCACAAGCCAACTTACAGAGACG CTCCCGAATTTAAAGTACCAAATGGAGTGACCTACCCGGAACCCAGAGCCTTTCAAAGAAGGGGGTCTTTACAACTCTGGCAATTCCTGGTCGCCCTTTTAGACGAGCCTGAATGTTCCTCGTTTATCGCTTGGACAGGGCGTGGTATGGAATTCAAGCTCATTGACCCTGAAGAAGTTGCGAGAAGATGGGGCATTCAAAAAAATCGTCCAGCCATGAACTACGACAAACTAAGTCGATCTCTTCGCTACTATTACGAAAAGGGCATCATGCAAAAAGTTGCAGGAGAGCGTTACGTGTATAAATTCGTGTGTAGTCCAGAAGCGTTATTCAGTATGGCTTTCCCCGACTCGCAAAAACCTTACATCAAACCAGAGTGCAGGGAACCTAAGCCTGTGAGCCCACATACCAGTCAGCAGCTTCTTCCAATGCCTAAAGATCCTTTCCCGAAGCCACCATTCCCACAACAACATTACGTCACACCAACAGCGAATTGCTACCAAGCCGAGTGGGACCTAGATACCACATGCGTTTACTAA